Proteins encoded within one genomic window of Geotalea daltonii FRC-32:
- the lipB gene encoding lipoyl(octanoyl) transferase LipB, which yields MHTRELGLMDFAAAHSLQERLAGDVYRGESPETLLLLEHPPVYTIGSGGDAGNVLDSAIEVRRINRGGDVTYHGPGQLVGYPIMDLSQRGRDLQRYLRFLEQVLIDTIADFKVAAFPVAGKTGVWTGRGKIASIGVGVRRWVTMHGFAMNVVNDLIPFSMINPCGMANCPVTSLGAETGARIPMEEVRSHLSARFQELMDIWLPLSTC from the coding sequence CTGCATACCAGGGAGCTCGGCCTTATGGATTTCGCCGCCGCCCATTCCCTGCAGGAGCGTCTTGCCGGAGATGTCTACAGGGGCGAATCTCCTGAGACGCTGCTTCTGCTGGAGCATCCGCCAGTCTATACCATAGGCAGCGGCGGCGATGCCGGCAACGTTCTGGACAGCGCCATCGAGGTGAGGCGAATCAACCGGGGGGGAGACGTGACTTACCATGGTCCGGGTCAGCTGGTCGGTTATCCGATCATGGACCTCTCCCAGCGGGGCCGCGACCTGCAGCGCTATCTTCGTTTTCTGGAACAGGTGCTGATCGATACTATTGCCGATTTTAAGGTGGCGGCCTTTCCTGTTGCAGGCAAAACCGGTGTCTGGACCGGCAGGGGAAAGATTGCTTCCATAGGGGTCGGCGTGAGGCGTTGGGTCACCATGCATGGCTTTGCCATGAACGTGGTCAACGACTTGATACCCTTTTCCATGATCAATCCTTGCGGCATGGCCAACTGTCCGGTTACTTCCCTCGGTGCAGAAACAGGCGCCCGGATTCCCATGGAAGAAGTACGTTCACATCTTTCTGCCCGGTTCCAGGAGTTGATGGATATATGGCTGCCGCTCAGTACCTGTTGA
- a CDS encoding Lon protease family protein, translated as MVIDDLKLPVEKLRWECDPQSFDFETTSDIPGLEGTVGQVRALKSIEFGLGMQEDGFNIFLAGEPGTGRSTTINNLLSKRAKSEPPPKDWCYLHNFKSQDNPIAIPLPAGMGCQFACDMDEFVEGVKANIPKALESKEYETNKLAIMEDYQEKNSELFGNLEKEAGEKSFALQRTVSGLVMVPQKEGRSYTQEEYDALSKEERDKLDEVGKELSEKLNDVLRQVRENEKSTKEELAKLDRELGLFSVGHHLDPLRDKYREFQKVLDYLETVQEDILLNLEDFKPQPPAPQLPGIRLPRQEPSFERYKVNLFVDNKEIQGAPIIFEANPTYNNLFGRIEHVMQMGGAATTNFTLIKPGALHRANGGYLIVDAREVLINPFAWDALKRCIRNGVIRIEDVLEQYRFMTVVSLKPEPIPLQAKIIMIGSPWIYYLLYYLEPDYRKFFKVKAEFDSRVNRTPEIMKDYALFVSIHCREEKLLPFDRTGVAALLDYSARLVEDQEKLSAQFMEISDMIREADYWAQKENSPVVTREYVKRAIAEKNYRSNRIEERMQEMITDGIILVDTAGGEVGQINGLSVITLGDFAFGRPSRVTARVYMGRGGMVNIEREVKLSGPIHDKGVLILTGYLGGKYAHDKPISFSASLCFEQSYEGVEGDSASSTELYALLSALSGVPLKQGIAVTGSVNQLGKVQPIGGVNYKIEGFYAVCKAKGLTGDQGVIIPKSNERHLMLSDEVVEAVKEGKFHIWSVESIDQGIELLTGVPAGELLADGTYAAGTINGMVDKRLREMQEKMKKMTATGEKEEKAGNNRNDK; from the coding sequence ATGGTTATCGATGATCTGAAATTACCCGTGGAAAAGCTCAGATGGGAATGCGATCCCCAAAGCTTCGATTTTGAAACCACCAGCGATATTCCCGGTCTGGAGGGGACCGTCGGCCAGGTGCGGGCGCTGAAATCCATAGAATTCGGCCTGGGGATGCAGGAGGATGGTTTCAATATTTTTCTTGCCGGGGAACCGGGCACCGGACGCAGCACCACCATCAACAACCTGCTCAGCAAAAGGGCGAAGTCCGAGCCTCCTCCCAAAGATTGGTGCTATCTGCACAATTTCAAGTCCCAGGACAACCCCATTGCCATTCCTCTCCCCGCCGGCATGGGCTGCCAATTTGCTTGTGACATGGATGAATTTGTGGAGGGGGTCAAGGCAAACATCCCCAAGGCCCTGGAAAGCAAGGAGTATGAGACGAACAAGCTGGCGATAATGGAGGATTACCAGGAAAAGAACAGTGAGCTGTTCGGCAACCTGGAGAAGGAGGCCGGTGAAAAGAGCTTTGCCCTGCAGCGAACCGTGTCGGGCCTGGTGATGGTGCCGCAAAAGGAGGGACGGAGCTACACCCAGGAAGAATACGATGCCCTGTCGAAGGAAGAACGGGACAAACTGGACGAGGTCGGCAAGGAACTGTCGGAAAAACTCAATGACGTGCTCAGGCAGGTGCGGGAGAACGAAAAGTCCACCAAGGAAGAACTGGCCAAACTTGACCGGGAACTGGGGCTTTTTTCCGTCGGTCACCACCTGGATCCGCTGCGGGATAAGTACCGCGAATTCCAAAAAGTGCTCGACTACCTGGAGACGGTGCAGGAGGATATCCTTCTCAACCTGGAGGACTTCAAGCCCCAGCCGCCGGCGCCGCAGCTACCGGGTATCAGGCTGCCGCGGCAAGAGCCATCCTTCGAGCGTTACAAGGTCAACTTGTTTGTGGACAACAAAGAAATCCAGGGAGCACCGATCATCTTCGAGGCCAACCCCACCTACAACAACCTTTTCGGCCGCATCGAACACGTCATGCAGATGGGGGGAGCCGCCACCACCAACTTCACCCTTATCAAGCCGGGTGCGCTGCACCGGGCCAACGGCGGCTATCTCATTGTCGACGCCCGCGAAGTGCTTATCAATCCCTTTGCCTGGGATGCATTGAAGCGTTGCATCAGAAACGGCGTCATCAGAATCGAGGATGTGCTGGAGCAGTACCGGTTCATGACGGTGGTTTCACTGAAGCCGGAGCCGATTCCTTTGCAGGCAAAGATCATCATGATCGGTTCACCCTGGATCTACTACCTGCTTTATTATCTTGAGCCGGATTACCGTAAATTCTTCAAGGTCAAGGCCGAGTTCGACAGTCGGGTGAATCGGACGCCGGAGATCATGAAGGATTATGCGCTGTTCGTCTCCATCCACTGTCGGGAGGAGAAGCTGCTTCCCTTCGACCGCACCGGGGTTGCCGCCCTCTTGGATTACTCGGCGCGCCTGGTGGAGGACCAGGAGAAGCTTTCCGCCCAGTTCATGGAGATCTCGGACATGATTCGCGAGGCTGATTATTGGGCCCAGAAGGAAAACAGCCCGGTGGTTACCCGCGAATATGTGAAGCGCGCCATAGCCGAAAAGAACTACCGCAGCAACCGTATAGAAGAGCGGATGCAGGAGATGATCACCGACGGCATCATTCTGGTGGACACGGCGGGGGGGGAAGTAGGGCAGATAAACGGCCTTTCAGTTATCACCCTGGGAGATTTCGCCTTTGGGAGGCCTTCGCGGGTGACGGCACGGGTCTATATGGGACGCGGCGGTATGGTGAACATCGAACGGGAGGTGAAACTCTCCGGGCCGATCCACGACAAGGGCGTGCTGATTCTAACCGGCTACCTGGGGGGGAAATATGCCCATGACAAGCCCATTTCTTTTTCCGCTTCCCTCTGTTTCGAACAATCCTACGAAGGGGTGGAGGGGGATAGCGCGTCATCGACCGAACTCTATGCGCTGCTCTCGGCCCTTTCCGGTGTGCCGCTCAAGCAGGGCATCGCCGTTACCGGCAGCGTCAATCAGCTGGGCAAGGTGCAGCCCATCGGCGGCGTCAACTACAAGATCGAAGGGTTCTATGCCGTATGCAAGGCCAAGGGGCTTACGGGTGACCAGGGGGTGATCATTCCAAAAAGCAACGAGCGCCATCTGATGCTGAGCGACGAGGTGGTCGAGGCGGTAAAAGAGGGAAAATTCCACATCTGGAGTGTTGAATCCATAGATCAGGGCATTGAGTTGCTGACAGGTGTCCCTGCCGGAGAGCTGCTTGCCGATGGCACCTACGCTGCAGGAACGATCAACGGTATGGTGGACAAGCGTTTGCGCGAGATGCAGGAAAAGATGAAAAAAATGACGGCAACGGGCGAAAAAGAGGAAAAGGCAGGTAATAACAGGAATGACAAGTAA
- a CDS encoding TIGR04283 family arsenosugar biosynthesis glycosyltransferase, with the protein MAFPAIKPELSIIVPVYNEAAVIDDLFHTLKAQDGVAFELIICDGGSGDATVARAWSLVEEAPFPVSVIHSEKGRGRQLNAGVAASCGETILFLHADSSFASGDALKQGMQCLNGAIAARDDERVAGHFALRFLHDYGKRSFGYHYLETKARLARRHCIHGDQSFLMRRSFFREIGLFEESLPFLEDTRLAEAVAAKGEWILIPAIVNTSARRFESEGLSTRQTLNALILNLAAIGREDFLLDIPRIYATQDRTTELQLRPFFQLFRRRIQALPWRERQKLWLDTGTYVRDNGWQLALAVDVRHNFRKGLATGAGKHVFLKFYDRFLDRLSDHLPGRLAAMILVRLWFELTCLVLRLKQSPHGG; encoded by the coding sequence ATGGCATTTCCTGCGATAAAACCCGAACTTTCCATAATAGTGCCGGTCTACAATGAGGCTGCAGTCATCGACGACCTGTTCCACACATTGAAGGCCCAGGATGGGGTGGCATTCGAGCTGATCATCTGCGACGGCGGCTCGGGCGATGCAACGGTGGCAAGGGCCTGGTCCCTGGTGGAAGAAGCGCCCTTTCCCGTTTCGGTAATCCACAGTGAGAAGGGACGCGGCCGCCAGCTCAATGCCGGCGTCGCCGCAAGCTGCGGCGAGACCATTCTTTTTCTCCATGCCGATTCAAGCTTTGCATCAGGCGATGCTCTCAAACAAGGGATGCAGTGCCTGAATGGCGCCATCGCCGCACGGGACGACGAGCGGGTGGCGGGACATTTTGCCCTCCGCTTTCTGCATGATTACGGGAAACGCTCTTTCGGCTACCACTACCTGGAAACCAAGGCCAGGCTTGCCCGTCGCCACTGTATCCACGGCGACCAGAGCTTTCTCATGCGCCGCTCGTTCTTTCGCGAAATAGGGCTCTTTGAAGAATCACTGCCGTTTCTGGAAGATACGAGGCTTGCCGAAGCCGTAGCCGCAAAGGGGGAATGGATTCTCATTCCCGCAATCGTCAACACATCCGCCCGCCGCTTCGAAAGTGAGGGGCTTTCGACCCGACAAACCTTAAATGCCCTCATTCTCAATCTGGCAGCAATCGGCAGGGAAGATTTTCTGCTGGACATTCCCCGCATCTATGCAACCCAGGACCGCACCACCGAACTGCAGCTTCGCCCCTTCTTCCAGCTCTTCAGGCGCCGCATCCAGGCGCTGCCGTGGCGGGAACGGCAAAAACTCTGGTTGGATACCGGCACCTATGTCCGCGATAACGGTTGGCAGTTGGCACTGGCAGTGGATGTACGGCACAACTTTAGAAAAGGGCTTGCCACCGGAGCGGGAAAACATGTATTCCTCAAATTTTACGACCGCTTTCTCGACCGCCTTTCCGACCATCTGCCGGGCCGGCTGGCGGCAATGATCCTTGTCCGTCTCTGGTTCGAACTTACCTGTCTGGTCCTGCGCCTGAAACAGTCCCCACACGGTGGATGA
- a CDS encoding chemotaxis protein CheV, producing the protein MDINNNILLQSDTNELEIVEFRVDEIDGNGKVVPCYFGVNVAKVREIIRVPEIRTTINPSPSIKGMIKLRDKVITLIDLAIVLNKNTDGIATDKVIVLEFNRLIVGVLVHSVSRIYRISWQSVEPPVKHASDSRITGVVKMENRIILLLDFEKIVGELCAADVMTELGQKQLEMSPVFDRSAKRILVADDSAFIRQTICTTLRNAGYKVDEAENGEEAWHLLNEKLARSRSANTDLRSEVDLLITDIEMPKMDGLHLTSLIRKESGFEGLPVVIFSSLASEDNKNKWKSIGANDILTKPDLPDLVSRADSLIQH; encoded by the coding sequence ATGGACATTAACAACAATATTCTGCTGCAAAGCGACACCAATGAGCTGGAAATAGTCGAATTCCGGGTTGATGAAATTGACGGCAACGGCAAGGTCGTTCCCTGCTACTTCGGCGTCAATGTAGCCAAGGTTCGGGAGATCATCCGGGTGCCGGAGATCAGGACAACCATCAACCCGTCCCCTTCCATCAAGGGAATGATCAAGCTGCGGGACAAGGTGATTACCCTGATCGACCTGGCCATCGTCCTGAACAAAAATACCGATGGTATTGCCACGGACAAGGTCATCGTCCTTGAATTCAACAGGCTGATCGTCGGTGTCCTGGTACATTCGGTATCGCGCATCTACCGCATTTCCTGGCAATCGGTTGAACCTCCGGTGAAGCACGCCAGCGATTCAAGGATAACCGGGGTGGTCAAGATGGAAAACCGGATCATTCTCCTCCTGGACTTTGAGAAGATTGTCGGTGAACTGTGCGCTGCAGATGTCATGACCGAACTGGGGCAGAAACAGCTGGAGATGTCACCCGTTTTCGACAGGTCAGCCAAAAGGATTCTGGTGGCTGACGACTCGGCATTTATCCGCCAGACCATCTGCACAACGTTACGCAACGCAGGCTACAAAGTGGATGAGGCTGAAAACGGCGAGGAAGCATGGCATCTGCTGAACGAAAAGCTGGCCCGTAGCAGAAGCGCCAATACCGACTTGAGAAGCGAGGTTGATCTGCTTATTACCGACATCGAAATGCCGAAGATGGATGGGTTGCACCTGACCTCTCTGATCAGGAAAGAAAGTGGATTCGAAGGATTGCCGGTGGTGATTTTTTCTTCCCTGGCCTCGGAAGATAATAAGAATAAATGGAAGAGCATCGGCGCCAACGACATCCTGACCAAACCTGACCTCCCCGACCTGGTGTCAAGGGCCGACAGCCTTATTCAGCACTGA
- a CDS encoding molybdopterin oxidoreductase family protein, with amino-acid sequence MTTQIKRSACPYDCPDTCGLLVEISEGKAVRVSGDPDHPYTRGLLCPKMLHYEQTVHSPLRLITPLKRSGAKGSGNFTPITWDDAIGEIALRWREIIGRYGAEAILPYSYAGTMGLIQRNSGHPFFHALGASRLARTICSPAKDAGWQAVMGETPPPPPESVAKSDLVILWGIDAAATSIHFLRGVQDAKRNGARIWLINTYETATASAADEVILVRPGSDGALALGMMHILVRDDLVDHGFVAQRVQGFQELKDQVLPDYSIEKVAAITGIAGEKIERLAREYGKAEAAYIRLGSGLSRYGNGAMTIRTIACLPAITGAYGREGGGCFPGTSTGPAFAMKEVTREDFMAAPTRIVNMNQLGNALNGLNDPPVMSLYVYHSNPAAVTPDQNAVIKGLLREDLFTVIHERFMTDTARHADIVLPATSSLEHSDLYRSYGTYHIQRARAVIPAVGQSKSNREVFGLLAQAMGLDDPFFRQTADDLIDHLLSIPTSLRQDIDVEALAVGRAVQLRLPETGFPYRTSSGRIEIFNPREEHPLPCYLPPHGDNDPFPFRLMTAPTPYALNASFYEQEELRRKQGGMLLQMNPLDAEEKGLENGKAVRARNDLGEVTFTLRITSKVPRGVVVAEGVWWLTYAPGSRSVNALTSQRLTDRGEGSTFYDNKVDICAMDDKK; translated from the coding sequence GTGACAACTCAGATAAAACGCTCTGCCTGCCCCTATGACTGCCCGGATACCTGCGGGCTACTGGTGGAAATCTCCGAGGGCAAGGCCGTCAGGGTCAGCGGCGACCCTGATCATCCCTATACCCGTGGCCTGCTCTGCCCGAAAATGCTCCACTATGAACAGACCGTCCATTCACCGCTGCGACTGATCACGCCGCTCAAACGGAGCGGAGCCAAAGGAAGCGGCAACTTCACGCCGATCACCTGGGATGACGCCATCGGTGAAATCGCCCTGCGCTGGCGGGAGATCATCGGCAGATACGGTGCCGAGGCCATTCTTCCCTATTCCTATGCCGGCACCATGGGGCTGATCCAGCGGAACAGCGGCCATCCGTTCTTTCATGCACTGGGCGCCTCCCGCCTGGCCCGGACCATCTGCTCACCGGCCAAGGATGCCGGGTGGCAGGCGGTGATGGGGGAAACGCCACCACCGCCACCGGAATCCGTTGCCAAGAGCGACCTGGTTATCCTGTGGGGAATCGACGCGGCAGCGACCAGTATCCATTTCCTGCGCGGCGTGCAGGATGCAAAGCGGAACGGGGCAAGGATCTGGCTGATCAATACCTATGAAACGGCAACCGCGTCAGCCGCCGATGAAGTGATCCTGGTACGCCCCGGCAGCGATGGCGCCCTGGCTTTGGGGATGATGCACATTCTGGTGCGGGATGATCTGGTGGATCACGGATTCGTCGCACAACGGGTGCAGGGCTTCCAGGAGCTGAAGGATCAGGTTCTGCCCGATTACTCCATTGAGAAAGTAGCGGCGATCACCGGAATTGCTGGAGAAAAGATCGAGAGATTGGCAAGGGAATACGGCAAAGCTGAAGCGGCATACATTCGACTCGGCAGCGGGCTCTCACGCTATGGCAACGGCGCCATGACCATCCGGACCATCGCCTGCCTGCCGGCAATCACCGGCGCCTACGGCAGGGAAGGAGGAGGCTGTTTCCCCGGCACATCCACCGGCCCGGCCTTCGCCATGAAGGAGGTGACGCGGGAGGATTTCATGGCCGCTCCCACCCGCATCGTCAACATGAATCAACTGGGAAATGCCCTCAACGGGCTGAATGATCCGCCGGTCATGTCCCTCTATGTTTATCATTCCAATCCGGCCGCCGTGACCCCTGATCAGAATGCGGTCATCAAGGGGCTGTTGCGGGAAGACCTTTTTACCGTCATCCACGAGCGGTTCATGACCGACACCGCCCGCCATGCCGATATCGTCCTGCCCGCCACCTCATCCCTGGAGCACAGCGACCTCTACCGCAGCTACGGTACTTACCATATCCAGCGAGCCAGGGCTGTCATTCCTGCCGTCGGCCAGAGCAAGTCAAACCGGGAGGTATTCGGCCTGCTTGCCCAGGCCATGGGACTGGATGATCCGTTCTTCCGCCAGACCGCCGATGATCTCATCGATCACCTGCTGTCCATTCCCACCAGTCTTCGACAAGACATTGACGTTGAAGCGCTCGCGGTCGGCAGGGCCGTCCAGCTTCGGCTGCCGGAGACAGGCTTCCCGTACCGCACCAGCTCGGGCAGAATCGAGATTTTCAACCCGCGGGAAGAGCATCCCCTTCCCTGTTACCTCCCCCCCCACGGAGATAACGACCCATTTCCCTTTCGACTGATGACGGCGCCCACGCCATATGCCCTCAACGCGTCTTTTTACGAACAGGAAGAGCTGCGCCGCAAGCAGGGAGGAATGCTTCTGCAGATGAACCCGCTGGACGCCGAGGAAAAGGGCCTTGAGAACGGAAAGGCCGTACGCGCCCGGAATGACCTGGGCGAGGTAACCTTCACCTTGCGCATTACCTCAAAGGTGCCCAGGGGGGTAGTAGTTGCTGAAGGGGTATGGTGGCTGACCTACGCGCCGGGGTCACGGTCGGTCAATGCCCTCACCTCCCAACGGCTGACCGACAGGGGAGAAGGCAGCACCTTTTACGACAACAAGGTGGATATTTGTGCCATGGATGATAAAAAATGA
- a CDS encoding chromate transporter: MDNGRERISLGEIFTTFFYIGATGFGGGMAIVSLMERFCVHRKRWLGLDEFMHGLAFGQILGPFSLNTAIFIGYYLRGSLGGITAAVGFISPSFFLISLLSWLYFRFHELPQLQSALKGTNPVVIALIVVAAAGMVRSKVKSVNDWLLVAISFAAVAFFKVNALVVLVLAGIWAFGRGYYRKEHQ; this comes from the coding sequence ATGGATAACGGGCGCGAACGCATTTCCCTGGGGGAGATTTTCACAACCTTTTTTTATATCGGTGCAACCGGTTTCGGCGGCGGCATGGCTATCGTTTCCCTCATGGAGCGGTTCTGTGTCCACCGCAAACGCTGGCTCGGCCTCGATGAATTCATGCACGGCCTGGCCTTCGGCCAGATCCTTGGCCCTTTTTCCCTGAATACCGCCATCTTCATCGGCTATTACCTGCGCGGCAGCTTGGGTGGCATCACGGCTGCGGTGGGCTTCATCTCTCCGTCCTTTTTTCTTATTTCGCTTTTGTCCTGGCTCTATTTCAGATTTCACGAGCTGCCCCAGCTGCAATCGGCTCTCAAGGGGACAAATCCGGTGGTAATAGCGCTGATTGTAGTGGCTGCAGCCGGAATGGTACGCAGTAAGGTCAAGAGCGTCAATGACTGGCTGCTGGTGGCCATATCCTTTGCCGCAGTTGCCTTCTTCAAAGTAAATGCGCTGGTCGTTCTTGTGCTGGCTGGGATATGGGCCTTCGGGCGGGGATATTACCGGAAGGAACACCAATAA
- a CDS encoding chromate transporter has protein sequence MAAIFNLAWIFLKIGFIFFGGGYVLIPLLHRIMVEQYQWLTLREFLDGVALSQLTPGPLAMLATFTGFRAGGFMGGLIATIFIFLPGTVLMLFFANRYEKLRDMELMKAALDGILPAVIGLVASAAYNLGTTSLGSPRDFVMLVAGFLILQFTKASPMLVILGAGATGYFLHFS, from the coding sequence ATGGCCGCCATCTTCAACCTTGCCTGGATATTTCTCAAAATCGGCTTCATTTTTTTCGGTGGCGGCTACGTTTTGATACCTTTGCTGCATCGGATCATGGTCGAGCAATACCAGTGGTTGACTCTGAGGGAATTTCTCGATGGGGTGGCTCTGTCACAGCTGACTCCCGGTCCACTGGCCATGCTGGCCACTTTCACCGGTTTCAGGGCCGGCGGCTTCATGGGAGGTCTGATAGCGACCATTTTTATTTTTCTGCCCGGCACGGTCCTGATGCTGTTCTTTGCCAACCGTTACGAGAAACTGCGTGACATGGAACTGATGAAAGCCGCTCTTGACGGCATACTGCCGGCGGTGATAGGCTTGGTGGCTTCGGCGGCCTATAATCTGGGCACCACCTCGCTCGGTTCTCCCCGGGATTTTGTCATGCTCGTTGCCGGTTTTCTGATCCTTCAGTTCACCAAGGCCAGCCCCATGCTGGTCATACTGGGGGCTGGGGCAACAGGCTATTTCCTGCACTTTTCCTGA
- a CDS encoding TraR/DksA family transcriptional regulator encodes MGSRDEELKEILMEKKRRLWNDLRVELFENLGAQSNAQYENALDDGDRSLLDVIGDTGLSVADSRKEELSHLEEAERKLKEGTYGICEDCGEEIPTERMKVVPDAIYCVNCQKKHEGPQFAPHATI; translated from the coding sequence ATGGGCAGCCGCGATGAAGAGCTGAAAGAAATCCTGATGGAGAAAAAACGCCGGTTATGGAATGACCTGCGGGTTGAACTGTTCGAAAATCTGGGCGCACAGAGCAACGCCCAGTATGAAAATGCTCTGGATGATGGTGATCGTAGCCTGCTGGATGTCATAGGGGATACCGGGCTCTCGGTTGCGGATTCCAGGAAGGAAGAACTTTCCCACCTGGAAGAAGCAGAGCGCAAGCTGAAAGAAGGGACCTACGGCATTTGTGAAGACTGCGGCGAGGAGATACCCACCGAGCGGATGAAGGTCGTGCCGGACGCCATTTACTGTGTCAACTGCCAGAAGAAACATGAAGGACCCCAGTTCGCCCCCCATGCAACGATTTAA